From one Mustela nigripes isolate SB6536 chromosome 16, MUSNIG.SB6536, whole genome shotgun sequence genomic stretch:
- the RAPGEFL1 gene encoding rap guanine nucleotide exchange factor-like 1, which yields MKPLEKFLKKQTSQLAGRTVAGGPGGGQGSCGGPGGGGGPGGGGGPTGGLRPLQRRQSVSRLLLPAFLREPPAEPGLEPPPEEEGGEPAGVAEELGSGGPCWLQLEEVPGPGPLGGGGPLRSPSSYSSDELSPGEPLTSPPWAPLGAPERPEHLLNRVLERLAGGATRDSAASDILLDDIVLTHSLFLPTEKFLQELHQYFVWAGGMEGPEGLGRKQACLAMLLHFLDTYQGLLQEEEGAGRIIKDLYLLIMKDESLYQDLREDTLRLHQLVETVELKIPEESQPPSKQVKPLFRHFRRIDSCLQTRVAFRGSDEIFCRVYMPDHSYVTIRSRLSASVQDILGSVTEKLQYSEEPAGREDSLILVAVASSGEKVLLQPTEDCVFTTLGINSHLFACTRDSYEALMPLPEEIQVSPGDTEIHRVEPEDVANHLTAFHWELFRCVHELEFVDYVFHGERGRRETANLELLLQRCSEVTHWVATEVLLCEAPGKRAQLLKKFLKIAAICKQNQDLLSFYAVVMGLDNAAVSRLRLTWEKLPGKFKNLFRKFENLTDPCRNHKSYREVISKMKPPVIPFVPLILKDLTFLHEGSKTLVDGLVNIEKLHSVAEKVRTVRKYRSRPLCLDMEASPHHLQTKAYVRQFQVIDNQNLLFELSYKLEANSQ from the exons atgaAGCCGTTGGAGAAATTTTTGAAGAAGCAGACGTCGCAGCTGGCGGGGCGAACGGTGGCGGGAGGTCCCGGCGGGGGTCAGGGAAGCTGCGGCGGccctggcgggggcgggggaccTGGCGGGGGCGGCGGTCCAACCGGGGGACTGCGGCCGCTGCAGCGGCGTCAGAGCGTGTCTCGCCTGCTGCTCCCCGCTTTCCTCCGAGAGCCCCCAGCCGAGCCGGGGCTGGAGCCGCCCCctgaagaggaagggggagagccGGCGGGGGTCGCGGAGGAGCTTGGCAGCGGGGGACCCTGTTGGCTACAGCTCGAGGAGGTGCCGGGGCCCGGGCCGCTCGGGGGAGGGGGGCCCCTGCGCTCCCCTTCCTCGTACTCCTCTGACGAGCTGTCCCCGGGTGAGCCCCTGACTTCCCCGCCCTGGGCCCCCCTGGGCGCCCCCGAGCGGCCGGAGCATCTTCTGAACCGGGTGCTGGAGCGGCTCGCCGGAGGGGCCACCAGGGACAGCGCCGCCTCAG ATATCCTGCTGGATGACATCGTCCTCacccattctctcttcctccccacggAGAAATTTCTGCAGGAGCTACACCAGTA TTTTGTTTGGGCAGGAGGCATGGAGGGCCCCGAGGGGCTGGGCCGGAAGCAGGCTTGTCTAGCCATGCTCCTTCATTTCCTGGACACATACCAGGGGCTGctgcaggaggaagagggggccGGCCGCATCATCAAG gaTCTGTACCTGCTGATTATGAAGGATGAGTCCCTTTACCAGGACCTCCGAGAGGACACAttgaggctgcaccagcttgtggAAACAGTGGAGCTAAA GATCCCAGAGGAAAGCCAGCCACCCAGCAAGCAAGTGAAGCCACTCTTCCGTCACTTCCGCCGGATTGACTCCTGCCTGCAGACCCGAGTGGCCTTCCGGGGCTCTGATGAGA TCTTCTGCCGGGTCTACATGCCTGACCACTCTTACGTGACCATCCGCAGCCGCCTCTCGGCGTCTGTGCAGGACATCCTGGGCTCTGTGACAGAGAAATTGCAGTACTCAGAGGAGCCTGCTGGGCGTGAGGACTCCCTCATCCTGGTGGCTGTGGCTTCCTCCGGAG AGAAGGTCCTTCTCCAGCCGACTGAAGACTGTGTCTTCACCACACTGGGCATCAACAGCCACCTGTTCGCCTGCACGCGGGACAGCTATGAGGCCCTG ATGCCCCTCCCAGAGGAGATCCAGGTCTCCCCTGGAGACACAGAGATCCACCGAGTGGAGCCGGAGGACGTTGCCAACCACCTTACTGCCTTCCACTGGGAGCTGTTCCGATGTGTGCATGAG CTGGAATTCGTGGACTATGTGTTCCATGGGGAGCGCGGCCGCCGGGAGACGGCCAACCTGGAGCTGCTGCTGCAGCGTTGCAGCGAGGTCACGCACTGGGTGGCCACCGAGGTGCTGCTCTGCGAGGCCCCGGGCAAGCGCGCGCAGCTGCTCAAGAAGTTCCTCAAGATCGCGGCCAT CTGCAAGCAGAACCAGGACCTGCTGTCCTTCTACGCCGTGGTCATGGGACTGGACAACGCTGCGGTTAGCCGCCTGCGGCTCACCTGGGAG AAGCTGCCAGGGAAATTCAAGAACTTGTTCCGCAAATTTGAGAACCTGACA GACCCCTGCAGGAACCACAAAAGCTACCGAGAAGTGATCTCCAAGATGAAACCTCCTGTGATTCCCTTCGTGCCTCTGATCCTCAAAG ACCTGACTTTCCTGCACGAGGGGAGTAAGACCCTTGTTGATGGTTTGGTGAACATCGAGAAGCTG CATTCAGTGGCTGAAAAAGTGAGGACAGTCCGCAAATACCGGAGCCGGCCCCTCT GCCTGGATATGGAGGCATCGCCCCATCACCTGCAGACCAAGGCCTATGTGCGCCAGTTCCAGGTCATCGACAACCAGAACCTCCTCTTTGAGCTCTCCTACAAGCTAGAGGCCAATAGTCAGTGA